One genomic region from Lycorma delicatula isolate Av1 chromosome 1, ASM4794821v1, whole genome shotgun sequence encodes:
- the LOC142317804 gene encoding uncharacterized protein LOC142317804, which produces MLCKVFMQQLWLQNLEWDDKLPENLFNKWSDICKKLPLIKEIKIPRLVKCTGKIFDIQLHGFSDASRNGYGACIYLRSVNTFGNISVKLLCSKSWVAPVKQISIPRLELCGALLIARLLKFVNPALCLTINKTYLWTDSTVVLSWISALPTKWKTFVANHVSEIQDLTEGCVWGHVSTDENPADVLSRGNNAFELQINQLWWYAPSWLKRPSEDWIINLLIKLT; this is translated from the coding sequence ATGCTGTGTAAAGTATTCATGCAACAATTATGGCTCCAAAATCTAGAATGGGACGATAAACTTCcagaaaacctttttaataaatggtCTGACATTTGTAAAAAACTTCCACTCATCAAGGAAATTAAGATTCCTAGATTAGTCAAGTGTactggaaaaatatttgatatacaaTTACATGGATTTTCTGACGCTTCAAGGAATGGTTATGGAGCTTGTATATACTTACGTTCAGTTAATACCTTTGGAAATATATCAGTTAAACTCCTTTGCTCTAAATCATGGGTGGCTCCAGTAAAACAAATATCTATTCCAAGATTGGAATTATGTGGAGCGCTCTTGATAGCAAGGTTGCTTAAATTTGTAAACCCTGCACTttgtttaactataaataaaacttatttatggaCTGATTCTACAGTTGTACTTTCTTGGATATCAGCATTACCAACAAAATGGAAGACCTTCGTAGCAAATCACGTTTCAGAAATCCAAGACTTAACCGAAGGCTGTGTTTGGGGACACGTTTCTACAGATGAAAATCCAGCTGATGTACTTTCTCGTGGAAACAACGCATTTGAATTACAGATCAATCAATTATGGTGGTATGCGCCTTCTTGGCTTAAAAGGCCGTCAGAAGACTGGATCATAAACCTTTTGATAAAACTAACTTAG